In one window of Chitinophagales bacterium DNA:
- a CDS encoding RNA-binding protein, producing MNIYVSNLSYAVQDEDLRGFFAEYGEVSSAKVIMDKFTNRSRGFGFVEMSDDEAAKKAIAELNGAMVDGRSISVNEARPKEDRPRTGGGNGGNRPRPSYNNSRW from the coding sequence ATGAACATTTACGTTTCTAATTTAAGTTATGCCGTTCAGGACGAAGACCTGAGAGGTTTTTTCGCAGAGTATGGTGAAGTTAGTTCTGCAAAAGTTATCATGGACAAATTCACTAACCGTAGCCGTGGTTTCGGTTTTGTTGAAATGTCTGATGACGAAGCAGCTAAGAAAGCTATCGCTGAATTGAATGGCGCTATGGTTGATGGTCGTAGCATTTCTGTAAACGAAGCTCGTCCTAAAGAAGACAGACCCCGTACAGGTGGTGGCAATGGCGGTAACCGTCCTCGCCCTTCTTACAACAACAGTCGCTGGTAA
- a CDS encoding Crp/Fnr family transcriptional regulator, which translates to MDALQQLKQMMDARFRLPDAVWQDFSAAWQPVAFKRKAVITAAGEVERYLYFVVEGIQRAYYLAEDGTDVTVVFTYPPSFCGVPDSLQLQTPAHYTVEALTASSMLRMGYQQLQDLMDQHRSLERMVRLATAAALYGVMHRQAEIMAFSAEQKFTTFLQRSPHLLNMVPHKYLASYLAIDASTFSKLLSSVRI; encoded by the coding sequence ATGGATGCGCTGCAGCAATTAAAGCAGATGATGGATGCGCGGTTTCGCCTTCCTGATGCCGTATGGCAGGATTTTTCTGCTGCCTGGCAGCCTGTTGCTTTCAAGCGAAAAGCAGTGATTACAGCAGCAGGCGAGGTGGAGCGGTATCTCTATTTTGTAGTAGAAGGTATTCAGCGGGCTTATTATCTCGCAGAGGATGGAACGGATGTAACTGTTGTGTTTACATATCCGCCATCATTTTGCGGGGTGCCGGATTCTTTGCAATTGCAAACACCTGCACATTATACGGTAGAAGCTTTAACTGCAAGTTCCATGCTGCGCATGGGCTATCAGCAATTGCAGGATTTGATGGATCAGCATCGCTCACTTGAGCGAATGGTTCGGCTGGCTACAGCTGCGGCTTTATATGGGGTGATGCATCGTCAGGCAGAGATTATGGCTTTCAGCGCAGAACAAAAATTCACCACCTTCCTCCAGCGAAGTCCGCATTTGTTGAATATGGTGCCACACAAGTACTTGGCTTCTTATCTGGCTATTGATGCCAGCACTTTCAGTAAATTATTGAGTAGTGTACGCATATAA
- a CDS encoding DinB family protein, with product MPQYSIASEQKRLLEIVQQVQQFINRIDTLSEWQLLQQPSFGGWSLAQVMEHLNVYCRHYLPLIDQAIQEERGNSGNYHSGWLGEFFAKLMQPLPDGTLSKKMQAPAKAQPVQALNAVAVKTEFRLHQEKLMLLLQNAHFANWQKQRIPTSLSKWISLRLGDTLRFFVAHEYRHLLQMQRILLQMS from the coding sequence ATGCCACAATACAGCATAGCTTCAGAACAAAAGCGATTATTAGAAATTGTACAACAAGTACAGCAGTTTATTAATCGTATAGACACACTTAGTGAATGGCAGTTATTACAGCAGCCAAGTTTTGGTGGTTGGAGTCTTGCTCAGGTAATGGAACACCTGAATGTTTATTGCAGACATTATTTACCCCTGATTGATCAAGCAATCCAGGAGGAGCGAGGTAATAGTGGTAATTACCATTCAGGTTGGCTGGGGGAGTTCTTTGCCAAACTGATGCAGCCTCTACCAGATGGAACGCTATCTAAAAAAATGCAGGCTCCTGCCAAAGCGCAACCTGTGCAAGCATTGAATGCTGTTGCGGTGAAAACTGAATTCCGATTACATCAGGAAAAATTAATGCTGTTGCTGCAAAATGCACATTTCGCCAATTGGCAAAAGCAAAGAATCCCTACTTCTCTGAGTAAATGGATCAGCTTGCGTTTGGGTGATACACTTCGTTTCTTTGTAGCGCATGAATACAGGCATTTACTGCAGATGCAACGCATATTGCTGCAAATGTCATAG
- a CDS encoding YdeI/OmpD-associated family protein, with translation MAKYRIEHIYAGIHGAIIPAKQVAKMGKPKRLVCIIGAETIHAAVQPTQSGDFYVHLSKPLLKKLHLKTGDQVAIQFEEDNTEHQFAMPEVLDEVLQTDPRAKAIFEAFTPGKRRSLIYLVQQVKSTDKQIERALLIASRIKAGINDPRIILKKTL, from the coding sequence ATGGCTAAGTACAGAATAGAACATATTTATGCAGGCATTCATGGTGCCATCATTCCTGCAAAACAAGTAGCCAAAATGGGTAAGCCTAAAAGGCTTGTCTGCATCATTGGCGCAGAAACCATTCACGCTGCTGTTCAGCCAACTCAGTCGGGAGATTTTTATGTACACCTCAGTAAACCCTTATTGAAAAAACTGCATTTAAAAACAGGAGATCAGGTAGCTATACAATTTGAGGAAGACAACACCGAGCATCAATTCGCGATGCCTGAGGTATTGGATGAAGTGTTGCAAACAGACCCAAGAGCCAAAGCCATTTTCGAAGCCTTTACTCCAGGCAAAAGACGCAGCCTAATCTATCTGGTACAACAGGTAAAATCTACAGACAAACAAATTGAGCGGGCTTTACTAATTGCCAGCAGAATTAAAGCAGGCATCAACGATCCAAGAATCATCCTCAAGAAAACGCTATGA
- a CDS encoding ROK family protein: MTEQPSSFAIGVDIGGTNTKFGLVDKRGNIWYQDRMRTTDHEQVGTFVEELYEKLQPMIEKVGGIDKIKGIGMGAPNGNYYKGTIEYAPNLKWKGIVPIATIVNEKFGIPAILTNDANAAAQGEMMYGAAKGMKDFIVITLGTGVGSGIIVNGQLVYGHDGFAGELGHVTVIPDGREHWGTGMKGSLEAYCSATGMRLTALELMEKNPDVDTPLRKIKAEDIDSKAIYDAAMQGCGLCKEVFEYTGNILGLALANFVMFSSPEAIVLFGGVTAAGEMLIKPTRLAMEANVLPIFRNKVNLIFSDLKEADAAILGASALVWE; the protein is encoded by the coding sequence ATGACAGAACAACCTTCTTCTTTTGCCATAGGTGTAGACATAGGCGGTACCAATACCAAATTTGGATTAGTAGACAAGCGTGGTAATATCTGGTATCAGGACAGGATGCGTACAACAGACCATGAGCAGGTAGGCACATTCGTGGAAGAACTCTACGAAAAGCTGCAGCCCATGATTGAAAAAGTTGGCGGTATCGATAAGATTAAAGGTATTGGCATGGGCGCCCCCAATGGCAACTACTACAAAGGCACTATTGAATATGCGCCCAATCTTAAGTGGAAAGGCATTGTGCCCATTGCGACTATCGTAAACGAAAAATTTGGCATACCCGCAATCCTCACCAATGATGCCAATGCTGCAGCGCAAGGTGAAATGATGTATGGTGCTGCCAAGGGCATGAAAGACTTTATCGTAATCACATTGGGAACGGGTGTTGGCAGCGGCATCATCGTGAATGGACAACTCGTCTATGGCCATGATGGTTTTGCAGGCGAACTTGGTCACGTTACTGTAATTCCAGATGGCCGTGAGCATTGGGGTACCGGCATGAAGGGCAGCTTAGAAGCCTATTGCAGTGCAACAGGCATGCGCTTAACTGCTTTGGAATTAATGGAAAAAAATCCTGATGTAGATACCCCTTTACGCAAAATCAAAGCAGAAGATATCGATAGCAAAGCTATATACGATGCTGCCATGCAGGGCTGCGGCTTATGCAAGGAAGTTTTCGAATACACAGGCAATATACTTGGATTGGCTCTGGCTAATTTCGTAATGTTCAGCTCACCTGAAGCCATCGTTTTATTTGGTGGTGTTACAGCTGCAGGCGAAATGCTGATTAAACCAACGAGGTTGGCCATGGAAGCAAATGTGCTCCCTATTTTCAGGAATAAGGTGAATTTGATTTTCAGCGACCTGAAAGAAGCGGATGCCGCCATTCTAGGTGCCAGTGCTTTGGTTTGGGAATAA